tattatatcaaacacattttgaaTAATTGTTTACATTCGAATCcaaatttttaatcatatttgaaaacatgaaatccAACTATATTTTGTTGaatcttttaagtttttttaatcAAAGAAAATTTCCATCGACTATTGTGTTTTGTTCTTGGTGGAAAATTTTGGAAACTTAGGAGTAAGTTTCAATTTGAGacaattataaatataacaatcacACTTAAAGTGTTGACATATCTAGAATCATGCAAAAGAATTTGTAGATATAACAACATTTAGATCTAGTTTTGTgagtttattagtgataaaccatatcactggtaagagtcACTAATAAAAATCTATTAGCAATAggatctatcactaatagattttgttatatttacaattttttaaaaatgttgataCATAATTATTATCCCTCAGAGTGTTACCATCGCAATTACCGTCTCAATTATAACCCCAAAGTTTGAAACATCTTATTTAAAACCTTGAACTTTGAAATTGTTCCATAAAATATCCCGAGAGATTGATTATAAGGTGTATTACCATTATTTTCAACATCATATGTATAAATTGATGCTACTtatgaataaaaattgatttttttttctttattaattttggtgTCAATGTTGTCGAGAGTTGCCTCAAGCAAGGCCCAAAGCCCATGGGTGGACTAAGCACAATGTAATTGGAAGACTGAATGGTACAACTTGCGTCCCAAAAAGGAAAGTAAAACCCTGGAGTTCTAGGTCCATTAGCCAAGCCAGAAAAATTATACTGACAGAAAATTAATCGAGCTGAACTCGACCCTTACACTATGCAACCTTGAGGGCTCCAATTACCCTGACATCACCGATATTACAAGTAGCAACAAGCGAGTGCTAAATGAAGGAGACTATAAAGGCCTCATTCAACAaccaaaaaaaggaagaagtgaACTCCAAAGGAGAATTCTATCTTTACTTTATAGCCCACCAAGGACCCATGATGATGAAGACTCACGCCACCGATGTCAATAATGATCTTAATCTTTAAATAGTTGAAATTGAGTTGGAAGTCATGTAATGTAAGATTTCAAATCTTTGTAACCACTCCAATTTATGTGTTTCATTTTTTAGCTAAAAATTGCTCTaacaatatcttttaaaataattggaaGGGTTAAAGATCAAAATGAAACTTTCAAAAAGTGTAGTAGATCCTTCAACATTCAATCTAACATGTTCACATaataattttgtgtctaataagttccaaacaaattcaaaattttaaaaaataatctacCTATTAGATATGAAATTAGTCCATGAAATGTAAAAGATTCAACAACCTAGagtctaaatttataatttaaaaaattgaaaaacgaAATTGGCACAAACTTCATAGTTCAAAGACTAAAGGTGTAATTTAACCAAACATTTAACTTctttccttttaatttcttaaaatacacactttatttataaagACTTTTCAAAAGGCATTTCAAGGCTGCCCTTGTTATCAAATGTAAGGTcactaaaatgaatttattctttataaaaatcACATTTGACGAATACCATTTTGGATTAAGTCCCCAAAATATCTAAGGTGGAAAATTCTATCTAGATGGGAATCAAAATTAGGCCAATTCAATAATCAAACTTGACCAAGACTACTATTAGGTCAAATATTCACAACATCACTTTTGCACGCAAACTAGTTTTAGGACTAATTTTCAGTTTTGAAGCaaattttttctcaaatgaAACCAACTCCATTTCTTTGATATTTTACTCAAACGGATCAAGACATTATCCATACAAGTCATTTGATTCAGAAGATCTTTATACAGATGACCCAAATTTCACGGTCGAAATATGATTTGAcctagattttgaaaataaggatGTAAAACTCTTTACTTGTATCTCCTCCTCCCTCCTCGTTGTCACAATCATGTTTAACTAATCAATACAATAGTATTCTTACACGCTAGGACTCTCCCTCACTCTCTCATGCTTAAAgctttgaagaaaaaaaaacgtttGCAAGTGGTTTAAGACACTAACAAAGTTATTCTTcgtgatttttaaaattagaatcaaacattTTGGGCATAAAAATGTCACTCATACAAAACTCACTCGATTAAGGTTTTGCTCCATACCTATAAATTTTTTGAGTTCAGCTTGGGTCAGATCTAACCTTTTATTTTGTGCATACATACCCTGAGCTATGTTTAGTTGGGTCGGATATTCGAATATCTAACCTGTGCATACATGCCCCTTAACCAGTATGTTTAATTCTCTCCATACCCAAAAACTTTAAAACCCCTATTCTCTTTTTCCCCTCAACTAGaataaactttcaaaaactCCCCCTTCCATTAAACCTAGGATAGATCACCACTTCCAATCAAACAAACCCCGAACAAGAATTTAAGCTCCCAGGTAAAGGATAAAATTCAATCATTAGCAATTGGTTAAGACCTTAAAACGACTCTGAACCAAGAGAAAGCaatgaacaaaaacaaaaaccaagaGCACGAGCATCAAATGAACACAAAAAACAGAGCCACGAAATCAAAACATAACCAAAAGAAACTTTCATCAAATAACTTTGCTTCAACTATATATACATctaaaagggggaaaaaactAAACTCGAGTTTAAGAGTTACAGAGCatacaaaagttcatagttCGGAGAACTTACACAATCAATTTCCAGTTCTTCCTTATCCAATCGAACACAACGTCGGCAAAGGGGGCAAGCAGAAACCCTAACTAACCACGAATCAATACACTTCCGATGATAAACATGGCCACACCCACCAAGTTTCCTACACCACTGACCTTTTCTAAACCCATCAAGGCAAATAGAGCAGTCAATTTGAGAATGGGGATTGACCCAATTGGAGAATCGGAACTGGAGGAGCTTTTTGAGGTCACGATGGGAGAACCCAGTTGAGGAATCGGAGAATTGGGCACGGCGGCGGTGGAAGCGGCGATGACGGTGGAGGGCGCTGGCGACGCAGAGATGGATTAGGAGAAGGGCGGTGGCGAGGCCGAGGAAGACAAAGAAGAGAGTTGTTAAGAGGATCATGATGGCGATTTTGAGGAGCAGAGAGAGGAGTTGAGTCTCTGGCTTCGGCGGTGGCGGTGGGTGGGGAAGTGGGTCGCCGCTCACGGCGGCGGAATCTTGAAAGGGCATTTGGGGATGGTTGGGCGGCGGAGGATGAGTGGAATTTTGAGGGGAATTGGGGTTTGTAATGCTTTTAACGGACGCAAGTGAAGAGGGAGAGATATGGTGGAATTGGGAAATTGGGATATGGTCGAATGATGTATGAGTTCGAGAAAATGGAGTATGGAAATGGAAACCATGGGCAgggttttgattttttgaagCGTGTGACGAGGTGGGGccattgattttttcttttcttgtacAAACAATGTCATCCATGCTGGTGAAGATGAATATATTTTTAGAGTGGGAGATGATGTTAATTATCGTTCAAATAATTTATTAGAGTAGATAGTAATGGATTTTCGTCTTATGATACTTAGGATACAATTCACTGCAATCTAATATTTCTAttagaaaattagttttatttaagtGCAATGGTGGGTGGGATTAATAATTACTTAAAAAAATGTGAGAGGTCATTACTACTTGgggttatatattttaatttaaaaatcaacTAGTGGATGACACGGTTGATTTAGTCTATTCTAATTTGGAATTGGTGATTGAATCGAATTTCATGTGTTAGAATGGATTAAAGATTGAACTACTTCATTTCAATTTCAGCTTAGTTAGTTCgagtttttttctattttttggtcAGTTAATGGTTTTGTTTCATTATACCATATGGAAGAGTTAGGATAGACTGAGGATGGGGAGGATGATACCTCATTGGTGGATGGCTATGGGAGACTTGAGGGATGAGGAAGGAATAGCGGTTGATGACAAAGAGAAGAGGTGCGGGTGAGGTTTAGAAGAATGAGTACGACTCAATTTAAATACTCTATGGAAACTCTGGACCTATAATAAATTCAAGCTCAAGCCCAGGGCATCCAAGAAGTATGTTCAGGGGTTTGTATGTCTCCAAATGGAAAGTCAAAACCTTGAGTATTAGATTGGTCATATATCGAGCTCGGTCCATATCACCAAAGGGATAATATGCAAGTTGACCTCAATGACTGAAACCTTGCAACCTTAAGAACTACACCTTCGTTGGTAGCTGATCAACGAAATTTGTCACCTAATTTCGGACCAAATAATTAATCGTTTCTACCAAAAAGTGTAGTAGCGATAGCACAAATCAAACTCAGGGAATCAAAGAGtttcataattaaattgtttacaGTCTCAAGGTAACCAAAGGGAGGGGGTTTGAGATTGATTGATTGCAAGTAAATTaaaatgcataaaagtaaaAGAGCAATTTCAAAATTGTGATAATCTAGGAAAAATACCTAGCATAGATTATTACAGAATTTTCCTATTATGTTTACTCAATCATCGAATTCTCATAACTTGATTTGAGTacttaatcaaattaattagaaaagcTAATCAATCATCGTAATAAACTAATTAGTCCAAAGTGAATTGGTGAAAAGCATGCAATCTAAATTGTCCTAATTGCATTAAGAATCTAGGGCAACGTTACGTTGGATATTCAATTTTCGAGTGCCTAATTAATATATTGTTTGATTCAATCCTAGGTTGATTAGAGCAATGCTTATTGTTATCGATTCACAATCTAACCAAACCTATTGCCTTTTGCAAATTGACATATAATTACATGTCACTTATATATACCAACCTAAAGTGGTAATCATACAATCAACATCGCCAGAAAATATAACAATAATctattaaatcaaaattgaaatcaataaatacaaataaatcgTGAATGAGATACCTTAGCCCATAATCCTCATGATGGACATCGAAGAATCATTAGAGTACATCCAAGAATCAAGAGACAGAAGAAAACATATAGGCGAACGCTAGAAATCAGTTGGAATTTGAAGATTGAACTCTAGACGGCTGAACTATGTTTTATAACAATTGGCACGATGTCACAACGCTAGGAAACTTTGTTGCATACTGACAGCCAAAGTGCACGGATGGACTTTGGATGTCGTGACGCTGTGTGTTCTGCACAAAAATGAGGCATTCTGCCTTACAACGTCATGTTGCCGCTGTTGCACTAGCGTGAATGGGcaaatttggaaatttagcACTTTCTTTCCTAGCTGATACAATTAAGCTCCCTTTTAGTTCGTTTTAGCTTCGTTTTTTCATATGATCTGCTCTAACTCTTAGGTACTCAAAGcttaaaaatcatcaaaatgAACACATAAAACCTAGAAACGAGTTCGAATTAAGCGAAGCAAGATAGCACATTCCAATGCTATCAAATACCCTCAACTTAATTCCTGATCCTCCTCAAGTAAGGTTGCATAAAACACACAATCATACAAAAGATATGTCGCTTAATTTGCACTATTCATTACTCAAGTCTCAATAGTCTCTTAGGATGAACTTGCAATCAAcaatgaaatcaattcataatcgatcaatgaagcacaatttaaaattaattctagaCCTATTCATGTATGAATAAGCTCAAAGCTTCTAACTAGTAGCCTGGAATGGTTTTAAATGACTCTCAATTTATTTTTCACCTACACTAACTCAAGTATCTCAATTTATTTTTCACCTACACTAACTCAAGTACTGGTTATCAAGGATCAAGACAATCAAGATGGCAATATGTTAACTAAGGCGcctgaaattaaaatttagggtaccctaaatttacattttttttttttacttaggGGGTATTAGCTTTCACACATCACTATAGATAATTATACTTACTCTTTTCTCGCGAGTGTCCTAACTAATCATAGCAAGACAACTCTTTCTACCCCTAGTCATGCATAAACATTCCAAGATTACAAGTTTTCCAACActgagctagatttggatgaagtagctcaaaCAAATCACACTACAATAGCGAtgacttcaagtgttccaacactGTCTGTGTCCCATACTTAAAGACAAAGCTTGATTCAGTTTGAAGCCTTTAAGCCTATAGTTATTCGGTTCCAGCAATAGATTCAAATAGCAAAAAGATAAATCgttgaagatgacaacgaagggtggatagttGTGACTCGTCGAAAAAGAAGACAACCAAACTCCGCCCAAAAAGAGTCACGTTCCTATCGAAActatagaagaaggaacaagactcataaaaagaaaggcaaaaagatgacatGGAAGTCTAAGCCTGCTAAGCAAGAAGACAAGTATTTCCCTCAATTCCGACGACCGACAACTTTGGCaaaatttctcccaagaagcttcCTCGATAATAATCAAGAggaagtatcagaagttattgcatgtcatgTTGTCAACATAATAAAAGCCgataacaatcatataactactAAAGAAGTTGacaactcaaaaaaaaaaaaaaaatagagcaaagagtttaTGTCTTTGATTGTATCAAACCTTCAACTACTCaaacttcaaccttcaaaaggctaagtatatccacagCAAAGATAGATCGACCTTCAACATCTGCTTTTAGTTGTCTCAAGACAACAAGCAatcaacataaaggaagaatgaaaattttgaaggcAAGACCATTTCTtgaagaaaacaacgacgaaaagattcacagtcgtatcacttcacgcatgaagaggaagTTGCCTGTTGATATAAATACAGAAGATTCATTGATGGTGAAgtcaaaactcatcatattgacgaatcctacaaatgaagagaatgatcaaagccatgatgaaataagatcTTTAGAAGCTCCTCATTGCAAGAGCCTAAACTACATGGTGCTCTTGGCctgcatgagcttaaaaggtgaGCGGCTCAAAAAAGATCTCTTTattgaactacgttatgacttgatccctgtcattgtaaagggtacgtaggcagcttgaaagaaacttcaagttcagtccaacaaaaaaaaa
This DNA window, taken from Benincasa hispida cultivar B227 chromosome 6, ASM972705v1, whole genome shotgun sequence, encodes the following:
- the LOC120079498 gene encoding RING-H2 finger protein ATL56-like; this translates as MPFQDSAAVSGDPLPHPPPPPKPETQLLSLLLKIAIMILLTTLFFVFLGLATALLLIHLCVASALHRHRRFHRRRAQFSDSSTGFSHRDLKKLLQFRFSNWVNPHSQIDCSICLDGFRKGQWCRKLGGCGHVYHRKCIDSWLVRVSACPLCRRCVRLDKEELEIDCVSSPNYELLYAL